The nucleotide window CGGATACTCTTCCCAATACAGCCCCAGGCCCCGCTTTTGCCAGGCCGGCAACTCATTGTAGTTGATGCCGTGTGCAAACATTAAATCGTGCTTGGAGGCAGTACGCTGGCTCTTCACCTGCGCCGTGGCCTCAGCCACCGAGCGTCCCTGCTTGCGGAGGAGCCAGTAACAGTGCGCGTTCAGGGAGTTACGGGCCGCGTCTTCCTGCCGCCACCGGAAATAGTCTACCACATCCTGCCGGCGCGGCAGCTGGGAAATGCGGCAGTCGAACACGCCTACGTCGCCGAGCAAGAGGGAGAACTTAGCTGAGGCCTCGCCCGCCAGCACCGAGGTATACTTGCGCAGCTTGCGTCCAAAGGAATCCTCTGTGGGGTGCAGCAACAGAGAAATTTCGTCGCTCTGCGTGAAGCCGTAAACTATCCGGAAACCACAATCCAGCAGATGACGGGTGGTTTCGGCCATGTAGTCGCGCATCCGCACATCGAAGGGCGCCTCAAACGGGTGTACTTCCTTGGTGAGGCGGGTGAAGCCACGCCCATCCAAGCGGGCCACCAGGTAGAGGCCGGGCAGCGCGCAGTGGTCGTGGGCGGTTTCAAAAACGCGCATTCGCGCGTCGAGGTCGTCAAATTTCATCCTGCCAGTTGGTCACGTCAAATTCCTGATTGCCGAGCGGGCGCACAAAGTAAAGTTGGTCGAAGCCCTCGGCCCGGGTAGGCAGCTCCAGCCGATTGCGGGTAGCGCGTATTCCCTTGTCGGGCACCTGCCGCTCCGGCGGGCGCTGCTGGTTTCGGACGAGCGACTGTGCCGCCACCGACTGAAAAAAGTAGCCAACCAACTCGAAGCCTGCGGTCTTCCCAGCTGTCAGGTACACCGCCCGCTCGGCCTGCGTGGGGTTGGTATTGTCTATCACGCAGGGCTGTTGGGTTTGCAGGCACAGCTCCAGCAAACGCCGTTCCCGGTGGCGCGTGCGCAACAGGTCCAGGCTGATGCGCACGTGGGAGTGGAAAAACCGCTGTTGGTAGAACGTCGATTTTCCGGTAGCCTGAATTCCGCAGAACAGCACGAGCTGCATTACTCTTTCGTCGTAAGTGGTGAGTAATTCGACAACTGAAACTCTTTACAGATAACAAATCCTTCAAACCCACAAGTTGATTCAAAGGAGAAGAAGCGGTTAGCAGGGTCTGAGTTTATTTCATCCAACAAGGCACTTGGCAAGTGTTTTCGCATTCTGTGAAAGTAATCAGCATGCAAATTCATGAACTCACTAGACGAATCAGCTTCCCTCAAATTAAAGAGAATAGTCGTGTTGCCGAAATCCCAGAACTCTTGCAGCTCTACTCCTGAAAAAACAACTGTAACAGTCTCCGACAATTCTTCATTTTCCCATCGCTTCACTTCTAAGGTTACGCGTTTGGCCTTGAAGTCGATTTCTAGGTTCTCGACAATTCCATCCCCGATATACTCACTGTAGGCTGCCATACGCTACCCGGCAAACTCCCGCAGGGCCTGGAGCAGCAGCTCGTTCTCGGCGGGGGCTCCCACGGTGAGGCGGAGCGTGCCGGCGCAGCCGGGCTGGGTGGTGCGGTTGCGCACGATGATGCCCCGGGCTACCAGGAAATCATACACGGCCGTGGCATCGAGGTGGAAACGCACCAGCAGAAAGTTGGCATCCGAGGGGAACACCTCCGCCACGATGGGCAGCGCGGGCAGCCGCTCCTGCAGCCAGTCGCGACCCTTCAGTAACTGCCGGCGCAACTCCTCGAAGCGGGGCGCGTCGCGCAGGGCCTGGAGTGCGTGGCGCTGCGTGGCTTCCGACACGTTGTAGGGCGGCTTGATTTTGTTGAGGTAGCCGATGACTTCCGGCGAGGCGAAGGCCATGCCCAGGCGCAGACCGGCCAGTCCCCAGGCTTTGGAGAAGGTTTGCAGCACCACCAGGTTCGGGAACTCCGCCAGGCGGGTCGTCCAGCCAGCCGTTGGCGCGAAATCGGCGTAGGCCTCATCCACCACCACCAGTCCGCGGAAACCGCGCAGGATTTCCTCCATGTACTCGGCGTGGAGCAGGTTGCCGGTCGGGTTGTTGGGCGAGCAGAGCCACACGATTTTGGCGGCGGAAGCCAGCACGCCGGCTACAATTTCGGGCGAAAGCTGAAAGTCGGGCGTCAGCTGGAGGCGCTCCACGCGCACATCATTGAGGTTGGCGGCCACCTCGTACATGCCGTAGGTGGGCGGCAGGATAAGCAGGCTGTCCTGGCCGGGCACGCAGGTGAGGCGCACCAGCAGGTCGATGGCCTCATCGGAGCCGTTGCCGAGGAAAATCTGCTCGGGACGTACGCCTTTCAGCAGGGCCAGTTCGGCCTTCACGGCGCGCTGCAGCGGGTCGGGGTAGCGGTTGAACTGGTCGGGACCGGCGCTGCCGAGGCTGTTCTCGTTGGCGTCGAGCATGACCTGGGCCTCTCCTTGGAATTCGTCGCGGGCCGACGAGTAGGGCTTCATTTCCCGGATGTTGGGACGCACGAGGCTATCAAGGTTGAACATGAATCACGGATTTAAACGGATGTTTCGGATTTAACAGAACGTCATGCTGAGCTTGCTGAAGTATCTCTACTGATTTGCCTGCTCTAACAAGTCACTCCACGTGTCAACTAATGATGCATAGAAACTAGTCTGCCCAGTTGACTCGCCATTGCTTCCGACTGAAGCGGCTTCAGTATCTAAGAGAATCTCATGAATAGACTCTATTTCATCAGTTTCAAGATGAAGAGAGTATTGATTCGTGCAAAGCTGTTGCGGGGCATTATGCAACACCGGTTTTTCAAGCTGACTCCCAGCAAGAATATGAGAAACAGTCAGAGCTAACTGAGCTTCCCCAACGGCCACCAAGCAAGTATGCGTTGCTTTAAGCGTGGTATAGCTTATTGGGTGAAGTTGCTCTTTCACTCTCGTATTAATTTAGTTCTGACCTCAGCACGCGAGATGCTTCGACTTCGCTCAGCATGACGTTCTGTTTTCTTCCTATACTTAAGACTTACTCCTTCCCGCCGGCCAACGCCTCCAGGCGAAGGGTGACGGCACGGGCGTGGGCGCGGAGGCCCTCGGCTTCGGCCATGGTTTCCACCACCGGGCCCACGTTGAGCAAACCTTCGGGAGTGAGCCGCTGGAAAGTAATTTTCTTCAGGAATGAATCCAGCGACACGCCGCTGTAGTTGCGGGCGTAGCCGTTGGTGGGCAGCGTGTGGTTGGTGCCCGAGGCGTAGTCGCCCACAGCTTCCGGCGTGAGGTGGCCCAGGAACACGGAGCCGGCGTTGGTTACGCCTTCGGCCAGCTGCTCGGGGTTGCGCACGGCCAGAATCAGGTGCTCGGGCGCGTACTGGTTCGAGAAGTAGAGCATTTCCTCCGGCGTGCGCAGCAGAATGGCGCGGCTTTCCTGCAGGGCCTGGGCGGCTACCTCAGCTCGGGGCAGCTCGCGCAGCTGGCGCTCCACCTCGGCTTTGGTTTGCTCCAGTATATATAAGGAGTCGGACAGCAGCATCACCTGCGAATCGGGGCCGTGCTCGGCCTGGCTGAGCAGGTCGGCGGCCACGAAAGCTGGGTTGGCCGATTCGTCGGCAATGACGAGCACCTCTGAGGGGCCGGCCGGCATATCAATGGCCACGCCGTAGCGGGTAGCCAGCTGCTTGGCGGCCGTAACGTAGCGGTTACCGGGCCCGAAAATCTTATCCACGGCCGGCACCGAATCCGTCCCGCCGCTCAAGGCGGCCACGGCCTGGGCCCCGCCGGCCTTCACGATAGTACTGATGCCCAGCAGCTGAGCCGTGAAGAGGATAATGGGATTCACCAGTCCGTTCTTCTGGGGCGGGGTGCAGAGCAGGATTTCGGGGCAGCCGGCCAGGCGGGCGGGTACGCCCAGCATCAGCAGGGTGCTGAACAGCGGGGCGGTGCCGCCCGGAATGTAGAGGCCCACGCGCTGCACGGGCACCGCCCGCCGCCAGCACGTCACGCCCGGCATGGTTTCCACGCGCTCCTCCTGCGGTATTTGCGCCTGGTGGAACCGCAGAATATTGGCGTGCGCCTGCCAAATGGCCGTTTGCAGTTCCGCTGGCACCTGCGCCGCGGCGGCAGCCAGCTCCTCGGTCCCTACACGCAGTCCGCCGCTGAGGTCGGCCCCATCGAACTGGCGGGCGTAGTCGAGCAGGGCCGCGTCGCCGCGCCGGCGCACGTCCTCAAAGATCTGCTGCACGCGCAGCTCCACGTCCTGGGTTTGCTGCTGGGCCGCCCGCTGCTGCAGCGCCGCCCACTCCGCCTGTACGGGATATTGGAAGATGTTCAT belongs to Hymenobacter sp. J193 and includes:
- a CDS encoding tRNA(His) guanylyltransferase Thg1 family protein, whose product is MKFDDLDARMRVFETAHDHCALPGLYLVARLDGRGFTRLTKEVHPFEAPFDVRMRDYMAETTRHLLDCGFRIVYGFTQSDEISLLLHPTEDSFGRKLRKYTSVLAGEASAKFSLLLGDVGVFDCRISQLPRRQDVVDYFRWRQEDAARNSLNAHCYWLLRKQGRSVAEATAQVKSQRTASKHDLMFAHGINYNELPAWQKRGLGLYWEEYPKIGFNPHTQESVATMRRRLALNLELPLGDAYAEFVRVLLPAAD
- the hisD gene encoding histidinol dehydrogenase, with product MNIFQYPVQAEWAALQQRAAQQQTQDVELRVQQIFEDVRRRGDAALLDYARQFDGADLSGGLRVGTEELAAAAAQVPAELQTAIWQAHANILRFHQAQIPQEERVETMPGVTCWRRAVPVQRVGLYIPGGTAPLFSTLLMLGVPARLAGCPEILLCTPPQKNGLVNPIILFTAQLLGISTIVKAGGAQAVAALSGGTDSVPAVDKIFGPGNRYVTAAKQLATRYGVAIDMPAGPSEVLVIADESANPAFVAADLLSQAEHGPDSQVMLLSDSLYILEQTKAEVERQLRELPRAEVAAQALQESRAILLRTPEEMLYFSNQYAPEHLILAVRNPEQLAEGVTNAGSVFLGHLTPEAVGDYASGTNHTLPTNGYARNYSGVSLDSFLKKITFQRLTPEGLLNVGPVVETMAEAEGLRAHARAVTLRLEALAGGKE
- the hisC gene encoding histidinol-phosphate transaminase codes for the protein MFNLDSLVRPNIREMKPYSSARDEFQGEAQVMLDANENSLGSAGPDQFNRYPDPLQRAVKAELALLKGVRPEQIFLGNGSDEAIDLLVRLTCVPGQDSLLILPPTYGMYEVAANLNDVRVERLQLTPDFQLSPEIVAGVLASAAKIVWLCSPNNPTGNLLHAEYMEEILRGFRGLVVVDEAYADFAPTAGWTTRLAEFPNLVVLQTFSKAWGLAGLRLGMAFASPEVIGYLNKIKPPYNVSEATQRHALQALRDAPRFEELRRQLLKGRDWLQERLPALPIVAEVFPSDANFLLVRFHLDATAVYDFLVARGIIVRNRTTQPGCAGTLRLTVGAPAENELLLQALREFAG
- a CDS encoding ATP-binding protein, producing MQLVLFCGIQATGKSTFYQQRFFHSHVRISLDLLRTRHRERRLLELCLQTQQPCVIDNTNPTQAERAVYLTAGKTAGFELVGYFFQSVAAQSLVRNQQRPPERQVPDKGIRATRNRLELPTRAEGFDQLYFVRPLGNQEFDVTNWQDEI